From Triticum aestivum cultivar Chinese Spring chromosome 4A, IWGSC CS RefSeq v2.1, whole genome shotgun sequence, a single genomic window includes:
- the LOC123085019 gene encoding probable protein phosphatase 2C 29: MSTPGHPPGRLSHSRSTGHSLGLLLRSSFTPPHPTVDRGACRGMRGSRWCCCCFGRGGGGGAGRSGSVGDDGLVWDVGLKAHASGEYSVAVAQANEALEDQAQVLVSPAATLVGVYDGHGGPDAARFVNARLFSLIQEFASQSGGISAQVIKRAFGATEEEFMGMVERSWPSQPRLLSVGSCCLVGAIEGGTLHVANLGDSRAVLGRLASAGGKKRRAVVAERLSRDHNVADEEVRREVAEAHPDDPHIVMSSHGVWRIKGIIQVSRSIGDAYLKRPDLCTPAVMQSLCPFPLRRPVMSAVPSVTSRRLRPGDQFIIFASDGLWEQLSDEAAVGIVSRSPRKGVAMRLVRAAQLEAARKKDIKYESIAAIEKGRRRRFHDDITVVVLFLDTPQPTAGAGGIDGTRAPVDVFSLGPDDHGDDPTRPVLR; encoded by the exons ATGAGTACACCGGGCCACCCGCCCGGCCGCTTGTCACACTCGCGCTCCACAGGACActccctcggcctcctcctccgcagCTCTTTCACACCACCCCATCCCACGGTCGACCGAGGTGCGTGCAGAGGCATGAGGGGCTCGCGgtggtgctgctgctgcttcggccggggcggcggcggcggggccgggcggTCGGGGAGCGTGGGCGACGACGGGCTGGTGTGGGACGTGGGCCTCAAGGCGCACGCCTCCGGCGAGTACTCCGTCGCCGTGGCCCAGGCCAACGAGGCGCTCGAGGACCAGGCGCAGGTGCTCGTCTCCCCCGCCGCCACGCTCGTCGGCGTCTACGACGGCCACGGcggccccgacgccgcccgctTCGTCAACGCGCGCCTCTTCTCCCTCATCCAAG AGTTCGCGTCCCAGAGCGGGGGCATCTCGGCGCAGGTGATCAAGAGGGCCTTCGGCGCCACGGAGGAGGAGTTCATGGGCATGGTGGAGAGGTCGTGGCCGTCGCAGCCGCGGCTCCTGTCCGTCGGCTCCTGCTGCCTGGTGGGCGCCATCGAGGGCGGCACGCTCCACGTCGCCAACCTCGGCGACTCGCGCGCCGTGCTGGGCCGCCTCGCCAGCGCGGGCGGGAAGAAGCGgagggcggtggtggcggagcggctGTCGCGGGACCACAACGTGGCCGACGAGGAGGTGCGgcgggaggtggcggaggcacacCCGGACGACCCGCACATCGTGATGAGCAGCCACGGCGTGTGGCGGATCAAGGGGATCATCCAGGTGTCCCGCTCCATCGGGGACGCCTACCTGAAGCGGCCCGACCTGTGCACCCCGGCGGTGATGCAGTCGCTCTGCCCGTTCCCGCTGCGCCGCCCGGTGATGAGCGCCGTGCCGTCGGTCACGTCCCGCAGGCTGCGCCCGGGCGACCAGTTCATCATCTTCGCGTCCGACGGGCTGTGGGAGCAGCTTAGCGACGAGGCCGCCGTGGGCATCGTGTCACGCAGCCCGAGGAAGGGCGTGGCGATGCGGCTGGTGCGCGCCGCGCAGCTGGAGGCGGCCAGGAAGAAGGACATCAAGTACGAGAGCATCGCGGCCATCGAGAAGGGCCGGAGAAGGCGCTTCCACGACGACATCACCGTCGTCGTGCTCTTCCTCGACACGCCGCAGCCGACAGCCGGCGCCGGCGGGATCGACGGCACGCGCGCGCCCGTCGACGTGTTCTCGCTCGGCCCCGACGACCACGGGGACGACCCGACCAGGCCCGTGCTGCGCTGA